The following proteins are co-located in the Eriocheir sinensis breed Jianghai 21 chromosome 1, ASM2467909v1, whole genome shotgun sequence genome:
- the LOC126997825 gene encoding uncharacterized protein LOC126997825 — MTSKGFRGHLLSWVGQYLQGRTAAGCFQGTISAFKNFENGTPQGGIFSPLLFNLLVEKLVCLQASPQVQVLSYADDIAIVATGPNHVARARVMLRRLLTPCTDLGLIPNPVKTKAMAFGYVRPPDPLYINDTPVPWVHRFRYLGMLLDPRLTFFPYIASIRVKMSSRVNVIRAMAGRSCGAGDRVLRFFYTSAVRSCLDYAAPCLLTVPPSSLHPLETAPNSAIRTLLGAPLWAKCVCLRAKAFVCCVAERVVQLGVGHLPTLLRRAEAVPLAERVRQSLHQDPLLFQRQTWPSIVARTLGEHGLAHWLMAPTDLPAPAYTPPPPWRPCSVVVSLRPLPAKKSLLTPHELRREALGRIAGAVPSQAAVYYTDGSVHHLTGAVGAAFVCEGATALFHLSDGCSSTQAELVAISMALLHAEETVAGAVVVHSDSMSALQTIAHDRCIDNVRLLISI; from the coding sequence ATGACGTCGAAAGGGTTTCGTGGCCATCTCCTCAGCTGGGTCGGGCAGTACCTCCAGGGGCGCACCGCGGCAGGCTGTTTTCAAGGCACAATATCTGCCTTCAAGAACTTCGAAAACGGAACTCCACAAGGGGGCATTTTCAGCCCTCTGCTCTTCAACCTCCTTGTGGAAAAGCTTGTCTGCCTCCAGGCAAGCCCGCAGGTCCAGGTCCTGAGCTACGCGGACGACATCGCCATCGTCGCCACCGGCCCCAACCACGTAGCTAGGGCACGCGTCATGCTCCGCCGCCTACTTACCCCCTGTACGGACCTTGGCCTGATACCGAACCCTGTTAAAACGAAGGCCATGGCGTTTGGCTACGTCCGCCCTCCGGATCCCCTTTATATCAACGACACCCCCGTACCCTGGGTTCATCGATTCCGTTACCTGGGCATGCTACTCGACCCCCGCCTGACATTCTTCCCTTACATCGCCTCCATCCGAGTAAAGATGTCGTCCCGGGTGAACGTCATACGGGCCATGGCGGGACGCTCCTGCGGGGCGGGCGACCGGGTACTCCGCTTCTTCTACACAAGCGCTGTTCGGTCCTGCCTGGACTACGCAGCGCCGTGCCTCCTCAcagtgcctccctcctccctgcaccCACTTGAGACCGCCCCAAACTCTGCAATCAGGACTCTGCTTGGTGCGCCCCTCTGGGCGAAGTGCGTCTGCCTGCGAGCGAAGGCTTTCGTTTGCTGCGTCGCCGAGCGGGTTGTGCAGCTCGGTGTTGGTCACCTGCCGACCCTGTTGCGTCGTGCGGAAGCAGTGCCCCTCGCGGAGAGAGTGAGGCAGTCTCTCCATCAGGACCCCCTCCTCTTCCAGCGGCAGACGTGGCCGTCCATTGTCGCTCGGACGCTCGGTGAGCATGGCCTGGCTCACTGGTTAATGGCGCCCACTGACCTCCCGGCTCCGGCCTATACGCCCCCTCCTCCCTGGAGACCCTGCTCCGTTGTTGTCTCCCTCAGGCCCCTCCCAGCGAAGAAGTCACTCCTGACTCCACACGAACTGAGGCGGGAGGCGTTGGGGCGGATCGCCGGTGCTGTGCCTTCCCAGGCCGCCGTCTACTATACTGACGGCTCTGTCCACCACCTTACGGGGGCTGTTGGTGCCGCCTTCGTGTGTGAGGGGGCCACggctctcttccacctttccgaTGGCTGCTCCTCCACGCAGGCGGAACTGGTGGCCATCTCGATGGCCCTCCTCCACGCTGAGGAGACAGTGGCGGGGGCTGTGGTTGTGCATAGCGACTCCATGTCTGCCCTACAGACCATCGCCCATGACCGCTGCATTGACAACGTGCGCCTCCTCATTTCCATCTAA